A single region of the Candidatus Rokuibacteriota bacterium genome encodes:
- a CDS encoding c-type cytochrome, which translates to MSRPRRIPLFWSVLITLSVVWLLLEYALPYLAMWVVGRERPIPVPGAARVMYLLLALAGTLVYITRSDESIREFLGPVVGFLRGPNPTARNARLLRVARVILLVLFPLTAAGFVYAGAVPRVRSPTILRIQHPTIPGAYERLKNPFREPGDDTVRKWMADRNEKGTLEEGRLALEEAALAEGRVLFQVNCRPCHGDAADGAGPMAWGFRLKPANFTDPGTIATVVEAYAFWRVTDGGPGLPPEGSPWDSAMPVWRKDLSDEQKWKAVMAAYDLAGVEPRKPEKLESAGPAGRALAFLRGMTPSSAWAQASSSGTAESIERGRRIYAKRCEVCHGDKGDGQGPVAPYLDPRPRDFTMGVYKFRTTQSGEPPTDEDLFRVISRGVPGTAMSGWTTLSEQDRWAVIAYIKKFGDAFKEKGTVVKPVKEVSASPEVIARGKTLYQQAKCWECHGQEGRGEGPAAPTLKDDAGDFIQAGDLTKGWRIKGGREARDIFMRFSTGLDGTPMPSFADSFNEEDRWALAHYVKSLQSSEEPGAPVVLKASKVRGELPTDPSDPRWKDTRFLAIPLAGQVLAKPRWQNHSVDAVTVRAYYSDTSIAFLLEWDDRFKDVEHRPGPDPELTESTYPKIDLRKGRGEKLRDAVRLQFPVTIPPGPERPHFFLGNPRRPVALWHWQADLNEARKDAVVKELAAGFEKPIKAQADAAQDVKARGVWKDGRWRVVMVRSLVPKDTGTDVTFQVGRLIPLAVQAWDGSNGEKGLMMSLSSWNYVVLEAPAPVTAYVYSLLAIGFVGMFEWWLIRRARR; encoded by the coding sequence ATGAGTCGATCCGCGAATTTCTAGGGCCGGTCGTCGGCTTCCTCCGCGGTCCCAATCCCACCGCCCGCAACGCGCGCCTGCTGAGGGTGGCGCGCGTGATCCTCCTCGTCCTCTTCCCGCTGACGGCCGCGGGCTTCGTGTACGCCGGCGCGGTTCCCAGAGTCCGGAGTCCGACCATCCTCAGGATCCAGCACCCGACCATTCCCGGCGCCTACGAGCGGCTGAAGAACCCCTTCCGCGAGCCCGGCGACGACACAGTGCGGAAGTGGATGGCCGACCGGAACGAGAAAGGAACCCTGGAGGAAGGCCGGCTGGCCTTGGAAGAGGCTGCGCTCGCCGAAGGGCGGGTGCTCTTTCAGGTCAACTGCCGTCCGTGCCACGGGGATGCTGCCGACGGTGCGGGCCCCATGGCGTGGGGCTTTCGGCTGAAGCCGGCCAACTTCACCGATCCCGGCACCATTGCGACCGTGGTGGAAGCCTACGCGTTCTGGCGCGTCACCGACGGTGGCCCGGGACTGCCCCCCGAAGGAAGCCCCTGGGACTCGGCGATGCCGGTCTGGCGGAAGGATCTCAGCGACGAGCAGAAGTGGAAGGCGGTCATGGCCGCCTACGACCTGGCGGGTGTCGAGCCCCGAAAGCCGGAAAAGCTCGAGTCCGCCGGTCCGGCGGGGCGCGCGCTGGCGTTTCTCAGAGGGATGACGCCCTCCTCGGCCTGGGCCCAGGCGAGCTCGTCCGGGACCGCCGAGAGCATCGAGAGGGGACGGCGGATCTACGCCAAGCGCTGCGAAGTTTGTCATGGTGACAAAGGCGACGGCCAGGGGCCCGTGGCGCCCTACCTGGACCCGCGCCCCCGCGATTTCACCATGGGCGTCTATAAGTTCCGCACGACCCAGTCCGGTGAGCCGCCCACCGACGAGGACCTTTTTCGCGTGATCTCGCGCGGAGTGCCGGGCACAGCGATGTCGGGCTGGACCACCCTCTCGGAGCAGGACCGATGGGCGGTCATTGCCTACATCAAGAAGTTCGGCGACGCCTTCAAGGAGAAGGGCACGGTGGTCAAGCCGGTCAAAGAGGTGTCGGCCTCACCGGAGGTGATCGCCAGGGGGAAGACACTCTACCAGCAGGCCAAGTGCTGGGAGTGCCACGGCCAGGAGGGGCGCGGTGAGGGGCCGGCAGCCCCGACGCTCAAGGACGACGCCGGGGATTTCATCCAGGCCGGCGACCTGACCAAGGGCTGGCGGATCAAAGGCGGGCGTGAGGCGAGGGATATTTTCATGCGCTTCTCCACCGGGCTGGACGGCACGCCGATGCCTTCCTTCGCCGACTCCTTCAACGAGGAGGACCGCTGGGCCCTGGCCCACTACGTGAAGTCGCTCCAGTCGAGCGAGGAGCCGGGCGCTCCCGTGGTCCTGAAGGCGTCGAAGGTCCGGGGCGAGCTTCCAACCGATCCGAGCGACCCGCGGTGGAAGGACACACGGTTCCTCGCGATCCCGCTGGCCGGCCAGGTGCTGGCCAAGCCGCGCTGGCAAAACCACTCGGTCGATGCCGTGACCGTGCGGGCCTACTACAGCGACACTTCCATCGCGTTTCTCCTGGAGTGGGACGACCGCTTCAAGGACGTGGAGCATCGTCCCGGGCCCGACCCGGAGCTCACGGAGTCCACCTACCCGAAGATCGACCTCCGGAAGGGCCGGGGCGAAAAGCTCCGTGACGCGGTTCGCCTGCAGTTTCCCGTGACGATCCCGCCCGGGCCGGAGCGTCCCCACTTCTTTCTCGGGAACCCGCGCAGGCCGGTCGCCCTGTGGCACTGGCAGGCGGACCTGAACGAGGCCCGGAAGGACGCGGTCGTGAAGGAGCTGGCCGCGGGCTTCGAGAAACCGATCAAGGCCCAGGCCGACGCCGCCCAGGACGTGAAAGCCCGGGGCGTCTGGAAGGACGGACGGTGGAGAGTCGTCATGGTCCGGTCCCTCGTGCCGAAAGATACCGGCACGGATGTGACCTTCCAGGTTGGAAGACTGATCCCCTTGGCCGTGCAAGCCTGGGATGGCTCGAACGGCGAGAAGGGGCTCATGATGTCGCTATCGTCGTGGAACTACGTGGTGCTCGAAGCCCCCGCGCCGGTAACCGCTTACGTCTACTCACTGCTCGCCATCGGTTTCGTGGGGATGTTCGAGTGGTGGCTGATCCGGCGAGCCCGCCGGTAA